In the Phaeobacter gallaeciensis genome, one interval contains:
- a CDS encoding FAD-dependent oxidoreductase: MADITTEVLIIGTGPAGSVAAALLSSYGIENVAINRYHWLANTPRAHITNQRTMEVLRDLGKEVEDEVYLNAMDQSIMGENVFCESLAGEEIGRMKSWGTHPLSKAEHMLSSPTFMNDLPQTFMEPILFKTACKRGTRARMSTEYKSHVQDAEGVTTTCYDRMTGQELTIRSKYLIGADGGNSLVAENENLPFEGQMGVGGSMNIVFRADLSKYVAHRPSVLYWVMQPGADVGGIGMGLVRCVRPWNEWLIVWGYDINEPAPNVDEAMATDVARQLVGDPELEIELLSANTWTVNDTYATRMSRGRVFIMGDAAHRHPPSNGLGSNTSIQDAFNLAWKLAAVVKGQAGERLLETYSEERAPVAKQIVTRANQSIGEFGPIFEALGMTGGTDITKIKANMDARCDSTPEAEAQREALNKAIAFKKYEFDAHGVEMNQRYRSDATVTDGQIEPDFKLDADLHYQPTTWPGARIPHAWLFDAAGQKHSTLDLAGGGAFTIFTGLGGEAWVEAASKIAKEFGITLNAHVIGPRQEYMDYTGDWARAREVGDSGCIITRPDQHVCWRHDGAPDNAEAELTRVFKTILAR, encoded by the coding sequence GGTCGGTCGCGGCGGCACTGTTGTCGAGCTATGGCATCGAGAATGTCGCGATCAACCGCTATCACTGGCTAGCCAATACCCCGCGCGCCCATATCACCAACCAGCGCACGATGGAGGTCCTGCGCGATCTGGGCAAAGAGGTCGAAGACGAGGTCTACCTCAACGCGATGGACCAGAGCATCATGGGCGAGAACGTCTTTTGCGAAAGCCTCGCCGGTGAGGAAATCGGCCGGATGAAATCCTGGGGCACCCATCCCCTGTCCAAGGCCGAGCACATGCTCTCCTCGCCGACCTTCATGAACGATCTGCCGCAGACCTTTATGGAGCCGATCCTCTTCAAGACTGCCTGCAAACGCGGCACCCGGGCGCGGATGAGCACCGAGTACAAAAGCCACGTGCAGGACGCTGAAGGTGTCACCACCACCTGCTATGACCGGATGACCGGGCAAGAGCTGACGATCCGATCGAAATATCTGATCGGCGCCGATGGTGGCAATTCGCTGGTGGCCGAGAATGAAAACCTGCCCTTCGAAGGCCAGATGGGCGTCGGCGGCTCGATGAACATCGTGTTCCGGGCGGATCTGTCGAAATACGTCGCCCATCGTCCTTCGGTCCTTTACTGGGTGATGCAGCCCGGCGCGGATGTCGGCGGCATCGGCATGGGACTGGTGCGCTGTGTGCGTCCTTGGAACGAATGGCTGATCGTCTGGGGCTATGACATCAACGAGCCCGCCCCCAACGTGGATGAGGCCATGGCGACGGATGTGGCCCGGCAGTTGGTGGGCGATCCCGAGCTTGAGATCGAATTGCTCAGTGCCAACACCTGGACGGTGAACGACACCTACGCCACCCGGATGTCGCGCGGACGTGTCTTCATCATGGGCGACGCCGCCCACCGCCACCCGCCGTCGAACGGTCTGGGCTCCAACACCTCGATCCAGGATGCCTTCAACCTGGCGTGGAAACTTGCCGCGGTGGTCAAAGGTCAGGCCGGGGAACGGCTGTTGGAAACCTATTCCGAAGAGCGCGCCCCGGTCGCCAAGCAGATCGTCACCCGCGCCAACCAGTCCATCGGCGAATTCGGTCCCATCTTCGAGGCCCTTGGCATGACCGGCGGCACCGACATTACCAAGATCAAAGCCAACATGGACGCCCGCTGTGACTCCACCCCCGAAGCCGAGGCCCAGCGCGAGGCGCTGAACAAGGCCATCGCCTTCAAGAAGTACGAGTTCGATGCCCATGGTGTCGAGATGAACCAACGTTACCGGTCAGATGCGACCGTGACCGATGGTCAGATCGAGCCGGATTTCAAACTGGATGCCGACCTGCACTACCAGCCGACCACGTGGCCCGGGGCACGCATTCCCCATGCCTGGTTGTTCGACGCGGCAGGTCAGAAGCATTCCACCCTTGATCTGGCGGGCGGCGGTGCCTTCACCATCTTTACCGGCCTTGGCGGCGAAGCCTGGGTCGAAGCGGCCAGCAAGATCGCCAAGGAGTTCGGCATCACGCTCAACGCCCATGTCATCGGCCCGCGTCAGGAATACATGGATTACACCGGCGACTGGGCCCGCGCCCGCGAGGTCGGCGATAGCGGCTGCATCATCACCCGCCCCGACCAGCATGTCTGCTGGCGTCACGATGGCGCGCCCGACAACGCCGAAGCCGAGCTGACCCGCGTCTTCAAAACCATTCTGGCCCGATAG
- a CDS encoding intradiol ring-cleavage dioxygenase — MSDQEQGYFTEENSAEVVISRNANAKNERLAEVMAVVTKHLHAAVKEIEPTQEEWFEAIQFLTKVGHACNDWRQEFILLSDSLGVSMLVDAINNRKPSGASESTVLGPFHVEDAPELPMGADICLDQKGEPMLVRGRITGTDGQPIANAKIDVWQANDEGFYDVQQKGLQPDFNLRGVFRTGADGTYHFKGVKPKYYPIPDDGPVGQMLTQLGRHPYRPAHLHYILEADGFDTLITHIFDPDDPYIHSDAVFGVKESLLAKFDLIEDPARISAAGFDRPYYEVVHDFVLAPKS; from the coding sequence ATGAGCGATCAGGAACAAGGGTATTTCACCGAAGAAAACTCGGCAGAGGTTGTCATCAGCCGCAATGCCAACGCCAAGAATGAACGCCTCGCCGAGGTCATGGCGGTGGTGACAAAGCATCTGCATGCCGCCGTGAAGGAGATCGAGCCAACGCAGGAGGAATGGTTCGAGGCGATCCAGTTTCTGACCAAGGTGGGCCACGCCTGCAACGACTGGCGCCAGGAGTTCATCCTGCTGTCTGACAGTCTGGGCGTCTCCATGCTGGTCGATGCGATCAACAACCGCAAACCCTCCGGCGCCTCGGAATCCACCGTCCTCGGCCCCTTCCACGTCGAGGATGCGCCCGAACTGCCCATGGGCGCGGATATCTGCCTGGATCAGAAGGGGGAGCCGATGCTGGTCAGGGGCCGCATCACCGGCACCGATGGCCAACCCATCGCCAATGCCAAGATCGACGTCTGGCAGGCCAATGACGAAGGTTTCTACGACGTGCAGCAAAAGGGCCTTCAGCCCGATTTCAACCTGCGCGGCGTCTTCCGCACCGGGGCCGATGGCACCTATCATTTCAAAGGGGTGAAACCGAAATACTATCCGATCCCCGATGATGGCCCGGTGGGGCAGATGCTGACGCAGCTGGGGCGTCACCCCTACCGGCCCGCGCATCTGCACTACATCCTTGAGGCAGACGGCTTTGACACACTGATCACCCATATTTTTGACCCGGATGATCCCTATATCCACTCCGACGCGGTCTTTGGCGTGAAGGAAAGCCTGCTAGCCAAGTTCGATCTGATCGAAGATCCCGCCCGGATCAGCGCAGCCGGGTTCGACCGCCCCTATTACGAGGTCGTGCACGACTTCGTCCTGGCGCCGAAATCATGA
- a CDS encoding 3-keto-5-aminohexanoate cleavage protein, whose amino-acid sequence MTAPCIICVAITGSLPRKENNPAVPITVSEQIESTHEAFEAGAAIVHAHVRNDDETPSSDPDKFAALKEGIEKHCPGMIIQFSTGGRSGAGKTRGGMLPLAPDMASLSVGSNNFPNRVYENPPDLVDWLASEMRSHQIKPEIEAFDLSHILKAAQMHAAGQIADTPYVQFVMGVKNAMPADKAVFDFYVETVKRLFGADAPWCAAGIGANQSVLNEWSVAAGGHARTGLEDNIRLDKDRLAPSNAALVQRVVALCEQNGRSVADAATARRILGLRQGAQ is encoded by the coding sequence ATGACGGCGCCCTGCATCATCTGCGTGGCAATCACCGGCAGCTTGCCACGCAAGGAAAACAATCCCGCCGTGCCGATCACCGTCAGCGAACAGATCGAAAGCACCCATGAGGCCTTTGAGGCGGGCGCTGCCATCGTGCACGCCCACGTGCGCAACGACGATGAAACCCCCTCCAGCGATCCGGACAAGTTCGCAGCGCTAAAGGAAGGTATCGAAAAGCACTGCCCGGGGATGATCATCCAGTTCTCCACCGGCGGGCGGTCCGGCGCGGGCAAGACGCGCGGCGGCATGCTGCCGCTTGCACCGGACATGGCGTCCTTGTCGGTGGGATCGAACAACTTTCCCAACCGGGTCTATGAGAACCCGCCGGATCTGGTCGACTGGCTTGCTTCCGAAATGCGCAGCCATCAGATCAAGCCCGAGATTGAGGCCTTTGATCTGTCCCATATCCTGAAGGCCGCCCAGATGCATGCGGCCGGGCAGATCGCTGACACGCCCTATGTGCAGTTTGTCATGGGGGTGAAAAACGCCATGCCTGCAGACAAGGCGGTGTTCGATTTCTACGTCGAAACGGTAAAGCGCCTGTTCGGTGCGGACGCGCCCTGGTGCGCGGCCGGGATCGGGGCAAACCAATCCGTTCTCAATGAATGGTCCGTGGCCGCGGGCGGGCATGCCCGCACCGGGCTCGAGGACAATATCCGGCTCGACAAGGATCGCCTCGCGCCCTCGAACGCGGCGCTGGTGCAGCGGGTGGTGGCCCTCTGTGAACAGAATGGCCGTAGCGTTGCCGATGCCGCCACCGCGCGCCGGATCCTGGGCCTGCGCCAAGGCGCGCAGTAG
- a CDS encoding glutathione S-transferase N-terminal domain-containing protein, which produces MQEPIDLYYWPTPNGWKVSIALEEMDLPYRVHLINIGKGDQFAPEFLKIAPNNRMPAIVDPAGPGDAPLSLFESGAILQYLARKTGHFYGADERTRLMVDQWLMWQMGGVGPMAGQAHHFLKYAPDDLPYAKDRYRSEVARLYGVLDRQLVENEYVAGDEFTIADMAIWPWASLWEGQEQTLEDKPHLARWLDLLWQRPGLVAGRALHADLRADRSDSKAQEILFGGKD; this is translated from the coding sequence TTGCAGGAACCGATCGATCTTTACTACTGGCCAACGCCGAACGGCTGGAAAGTCTCTATCGCGCTTGAGGAAATGGACCTCCCCTATCGGGTGCATCTGATCAATATCGGCAAAGGCGATCAATTCGCGCCGGAGTTCCTCAAGATAGCCCCCAACAACCGCATGCCCGCGATTGTCGATCCCGCTGGCCCAGGCGATGCTCCCCTCTCCCTGTTCGAAAGCGGCGCCATCCTGCAGTATCTTGCCCGCAAGACCGGGCACTTTTACGGCGCCGACGAACGGACCCGCCTAATGGTGGATCAATGGCTGATGTGGCAGATGGGTGGGGTTGGCCCGATGGCTGGTCAGGCGCATCACTTCCTGAAATACGCGCCCGACGACCTGCCCTATGCCAAGGACCGTTACCGGTCAGAGGTCGCCCGGCTCTATGGCGTGCTGGACCGGCAGCTGGTCGAGAACGAATATGTGGCGGGGGATGAATTCACCATCGCCGACATGGCGATCTGGCCCTGGGCGTCGCTCTGGGAAGGGCAGGAACAGACGCTGGAGGACAAACCGCATCTGGCCCGCTGGCTGGACCTTCTGTGGCAGCGCCCCGGCTTGGTGGCAGGGCGTGCCCTCCACGCCGATCTGCGCGCCGACCGCTCGGACAGCAAGGCGCAGGAAATCCTATTTGGCGGCAAGGACTGA
- a CDS encoding inner membrane-spanning protein YciB, translating into MAGKKINPILKMVLEFGPIVLFFIGYLKLKDEIFLIGGEEYKGFILVTAAFVPLMMMSTAALWKLTGHLSKMQLATLVLVVLFGGLSVWFNDERFFKMKPTMIYLLFGGLLAVGLMRGESWLKVVMEEVMPMEEAGWMILTRRICGFFLGLAVANEVIWRFFTTDTWVYFKTFGLPVAMFLFFMTQGPLLQKYGLEEDEEVEDPKA; encoded by the coding sequence ATGGCTGGCAAGAAAATCAATCCGATCCTGAAGATGGTGCTGGAGTTCGGCCCCATTGTTCTGTTTTTCATCGGCTATCTGAAGCTGAAGGATGAGATCTTTCTGATCGGGGGCGAGGAATACAAGGGTTTCATCCTGGTGACGGCTGCCTTTGTGCCGCTGATGATGATGTCGACTGCTGCCCTGTGGAAACTGACCGGGCACCTGTCGAAGATGCAGCTGGCGACGCTGGTTCTGGTCGTACTGTTCGGCGGGCTGTCGGTCTGGTTCAACGACGAGCGGTTCTTCAAGATGAAGCCGACGATGATCTACCTCTTGTTCGGCGGCTTGCTCGCCGTCGGGCTGATGCGCGGCGAAAGCTGGCTGAAGGTTGTGATGGAAGAAGTCATGCCGATGGAAGAAGCGGGCTGGATGATCCTCACCCGACGGATCTGCGGCTTTTTCCTGGGGCTGGCCGTGGCCAACGAGGTGATCTGGCGGTTCTTCACCACTGACACATGGGTCTATTTCAAGACCTTCGGTCTGCCGGTGGCGATGTTCCTGTTCTTCATGACCCAGGGGCCGCTGCTGCAGAAATACGGTCTTGAGGAAGACGAAGAGGTCGAAGACCCCAAGGCGTAA
- a CDS encoding EamA family transporter produces MSDWLISLEGTEAGHQAALMLALMAAFLHAVFGALQKGRHDPWLSRGAIDASYGLMAAPFALFVVPWPEPHMWPIFAVVWVIHVAYKVLQALAYTKGSYTVVYPVVRGTGPLFTVIGAYYLFSETFTVMQWMGVAVLLMGIFGLAAYNYRYLETNRDTLMVALGLAVLTGLFVALYTTYDAYGIRATANPFTFLAWFFMIDGIAMPPVAYLRWRKMAERPDPGPLLVRGVFGGLVAFASFGAVMLATRLDKVGEAAVLRETSTVFAALIGWLVLKETVGPRRIALMSLIALGAVIVEVGG; encoded by the coding sequence ATGAGCGACTGGCTGATCTCGCTGGAGGGCACCGAGGCGGGCCACCAGGCTGCATTAATGCTGGCCTTGATGGCGGCTTTCCTGCACGCGGTCTTTGGTGCACTTCAAAAAGGGCGACACGATCCCTGGCTGTCACGCGGGGCGATTGACGCCTCCTACGGGCTGATGGCAGCGCCGTTCGCGCTTTTCGTCGTGCCCTGGCCCGAGCCGCATATGTGGCCGATCTTTGCCGTGGTCTGGGTCATTCACGTCGCCTACAAGGTGCTGCAAGCGCTGGCCTATACCAAGGGCAGCTATACCGTGGTTTACCCGGTGGTCCGGGGCACAGGGCCGCTGTTCACCGTCATCGGCGCCTATTACCTGTTCTCCGAGACCTTCACGGTGATGCAATGGATGGGCGTTGCGGTGCTGCTCATGGGGATTTTTGGTTTGGCGGCCTATAACTACCGCTATCTGGAAACCAACCGCGACACGCTGATGGTGGCGCTGGGCCTTGCGGTTCTGACGGGGCTGTTTGTGGCGCTTTACACCACCTATGACGCATATGGTATCCGCGCCACCGCGAACCCGTTCACCTTTCTGGCCTGGTTCTTCATGATCGACGGGATCGCCATGCCTCCGGTCGCCTACCTGCGCTGGCGCAAGATGGCAGAGCGCCCGGATCCGGGGCCGCTTTTGGTCCGGGGCGTCTTTGGCGGACTGGTGGCCTTTGCCTCCTTCGGGGCGGTGATGCTGGCGACCCGGCTCGACAAGGTGGGCGAAGCGGCGGTGCTGCGGGAAACCTCGACCGTCTTTGCCGCGCTGATCGGCTGGCTGGTGCTGAAAGAAACCGTGGGGCCGCGGCGTATCGCGCTGATGTCCCTGATCGCGCTGGGCGCGGTGATTGTGGAAGTGGGCGGCTGA
- the ftsY gene encoding signal recognition particle-docking protein FtsY, which translates to MAFFTKLKDRLFKSSSKLEDGLDAIVAEGADEKADEKASVENAAAPEAAPEAAPQVSEPVAEEVPTPQPTAPEPKPAAPKPVAEPIPEPEPEKPQKSPGLLGRLMGRAGGTAPRRVLDDDMLEQLEELLIASDMGVDTALRVTANMAEGRFGKRLSTQEIKELLSAEIARVMEPVAKPLPIYAKRPQVVLVVGVNGSGKTTTIGKLASQFKAAGKNVVIAAGDTFRAAAVEQLQVWGDRAGVPVLTAPEGSDPASLAFDAMTRAEADGADLLLIDTAGRLQNRADLMEELAKIVRVIRKKDETAPHNTLLVLDATTGQNALNQVDTFQKLADVSGLVMTKLDGTAKGGVLVALADKFGLPIHAIGVGEQIDDLAPFDPEEFAAALTGLDRS; encoded by the coding sequence ATGGCGTTTTTCACAAAGCTCAAGGACCGGTTGTTCAAATCCTCTTCGAAACTGGAGGATGGGCTGGATGCAATTGTTGCAGAAGGGGCCGACGAGAAGGCCGATGAGAAGGCTTCTGTCGAGAATGCCGCTGCACCTGAAGCCGCGCCTGAGGCCGCACCGCAAGTTTCGGAGCCTGTTGCGGAGGAGGTGCCTACGCCGCAGCCTACCGCGCCTGAACCGAAGCCCGCCGCCCCCAAACCTGTTGCTGAACCAATTCCCGAACCGGAGCCTGAAAAGCCGCAGAAATCGCCGGGGCTGCTGGGGCGGCTCATGGGGCGCGCCGGGGGTACTGCGCCGCGCCGGGTACTGGACGACGATATGCTGGAGCAGCTGGAAGAGCTGCTGATCGCTTCGGACATGGGGGTGGATACGGCCCTGCGGGTCACCGCGAACATGGCTGAAGGCCGGTTCGGAAAACGCCTGTCCACGCAGGAAATCAAGGAGCTGCTCTCGGCCGAGATCGCCCGCGTGATGGAGCCGGTGGCCAAGCCACTGCCGATCTACGCCAAGCGGCCGCAGGTGGTGCTGGTTGTCGGCGTCAACGGATCCGGCAAGACCACCACCATCGGCAAGCTGGCCAGCCAGTTCAAGGCGGCGGGTAAGAACGTGGTGATCGCGGCCGGCGATACCTTCCGCGCCGCGGCGGTGGAACAGCTGCAGGTCTGGGGCGACCGCGCCGGGGTGCCGGTGCTGACCGCGCCCGAAGGATCGGATCCGGCGAGCCTCGCCTTTGATGCTATGACCCGCGCCGAAGCGGACGGGGCGGATCTGTTGCTGATCGACACCGCCGGACGGCTGCAGAACCGCGCCGACCTGATGGAGGAGCTGGCCAAGATCGTGCGGGTGATCCGCAAAAAGGACGAGACCGCGCCGCACAATACGCTTTTGGTGCTGGATGCGACCACTGGCCAGAACGCGCTGAACCAGGTCGACACCTTCCAGAAACTGGCCGATGTTTCGGGGCTGGTGATGACCAAGCTGGACGGCACCGCCAAGGGCGGCGTGCTGGTGGCGCTGGCGGACAAGTTCGGCCTGCCGATCCATGCCATCGGTGTGGGTGAGCAGATCGATGACCTTGCGCCCTTTGATCCGGAAGAATTTGCCGCGGCCCTGACCGGGCTGGACCGATCTTGA
- a CDS encoding lysoplasmalogenase: METLLLSAAAGCALAYLFFTARPAGLLRSILKTSSVALLAVLALIAGAPVLLALGLLLCALGDYCLSRDGEGAFMAGVGAFAAGHLAYVVLFLSTPGSDPGRLLQMSGLLILTALVLLGGIMVRVLAPRAGALKGAVLAYIPIILSMGAAAATLPGQGALVWALPAALAFVASDVVLAFETFVLPEGHRFRRIAPYAVWPLYWGAQLGFWYAFS, encoded by the coding sequence ATGGAAACCCTATTGTTGAGTGCCGCAGCGGGCTGCGCGCTGGCCTATCTGTTTTTCACGGCACGCCCCGCAGGGCTGCTGCGCAGTATTCTGAAAACCTCCTCTGTTGCCTTGCTGGCTGTGCTGGCGCTGATTGCCGGGGCACCGGTCCTGCTGGCGCTGGGGCTGCTGCTCTGCGCGCTGGGCGACTATTGCCTGTCCCGCGATGGGGAGGGGGCCTTCATGGCCGGGGTCGGGGCCTTTGCCGCCGGGCATCTGGCTTATGTTGTGCTGTTCCTCAGCACGCCGGGAAGCGATCCCGGGCGGCTCTTGCAGATGTCAGGCCTCCTCATCTTGACCGCTCTGGTCCTTCTGGGCGGCATCATGGTGCGGGTACTTGCGCCGCGCGCAGGGGCGCTGAAGGGCGCGGTGCTGGCCTATATCCCGATCATCCTGTCGATGGGGGCGGCTGCCGCCACCCTGCCCGGGCAGGGCGCGTTGGTCTGGGCGCTGCCTGCTGCCCTTGCCTTTGTCGCATCGGACGTGGTTCTGGCCTTTGAAACCTTCGTACTGCCCGAGGGGCACCGGTTTCGCCGGATTGCCCCCTATGCGGTCTGGCCGCTCTATTGGGGCGCCCAGCTTGGCTTTTGGTATGCATTTTCCTGA
- a CDS encoding alkane 1-monooxygenase codes for MFWFSIASLTPPVLIGLASLWGGVWSWAALGSMSVLVLVLDRIGQRAQNQTGARGAEALQVALALAHFALLLPVATSLPRIGWNGAIPLVLAQGLFMGQISHPNAHELIHRPTRALRRLGVLVYATMLIGHHASAHLKVHHVHVATPQDPNTARRGEGFYRFLPRAWIGSFRAGLTAENAARQRKQVPPSTLSHPYLAYIVIALLCCAAAYLAGGVVALILFLFATAHAQMQIFLADYVQHYGLLRQTRDTGRPVPVGPQHSWNAPHWYSSAMMLNAPRHSDHHVVPARRFPELRLTPDMPTLPHSLPVMGAIALIPSLWRRKMGRELAKLSGKRSEGLD; via the coding sequence ATGTTCTGGTTTTCCATTGCCAGCCTGACCCCGCCCGTTCTGATCGGGCTTGCCAGCCTCTGGGGCGGGGTCTGGAGCTGGGCAGCCCTTGGATCCATGTCCGTACTGGTGCTGGTACTGGACCGGATCGGGCAACGGGCGCAGAACCAGACCGGCGCGCGCGGCGCAGAGGCGCTTCAGGTCGCGTTGGCTCTTGCCCATTTTGCCTTGCTGCTGCCGGTGGCCACATCCCTGCCCCGGATTGGCTGGAACGGTGCGATTCCACTGGTTCTGGCGCAGGGGTTGTTCATGGGACAGATCTCACATCCCAACGCGCATGAGCTGATCCACCGCCCAACCCGGGCTTTGCGCCGCCTCGGTGTTCTGGTCTATGCCACCATGCTGATCGGGCACCATGCCTCGGCGCATCTGAAGGTGCATCATGTGCATGTAGCGACCCCACAGGACCCCAATACGGCCCGGCGCGGCGAAGGCTTTTACCGGTTCCTGCCTCGGGCCTGGATTGGCTCTTTTCGCGCAGGGCTGACTGCTGAAAACGCCGCGCGGCAGCGCAAGCAGGTCCCCCCTTCGACCCTCAGCCATCCTTATTTGGCCTATATCGTTATCGCCTTGCTGTGCTGCGCGGCCGCCTATCTGGCGGGAGGCGTCGTTGCACTCATTCTTTTCCTGTTTGCCACAGCCCATGCGCAGATGCAGATCTTTCTGGCCGATTACGTGCAGCACTACGGGCTGCTGCGCCAAACCCGTGACACGGGCCGCCCGGTGCCCGTCGGGCCGCAGCATTCCTGGAACGCACCGCATTGGTATTCTTCGGCGATGATGCTGAACGCACCGCGCCATTCCGACCACCACGTCGTGCCCGCCCGCCGGTTCCCCGAACTGCGGCTCACGCCCGATATGCCGACACTGCCGCATTCCCTGCCCGTGATGGGCGCGATTGCGCTGATCCCCTCCCTCTGGCGGCGCAAGATGGGGCGGGAACTGGCCAAACTAAGCGGCAAGCGGTCCGAAGGCTTGGACTGA
- the xseA gene encoding exodeoxyribonuclease VII large subunit: protein MSDLLDDPTPGQNAPEFTVSEISGEVKRTLESTFGRIRVRGEVGRVFKARSGHLYYDIKDDRNVLACTTWKGQVAGLSVVPEEGLEVIVTGRLTAFGAQSKYNMNVEEVAVAGQGALMALLEKRKKQLEAEGLFAPERKKPLPYLPGIIGVVTSPSGAVIRDILHRLRDRFPRKVLVWPVAVQGSNCAPEVTRAIEGFNRMTPGGALPRPDLIIVARGGGSIEDLWGFNEEIVARAAAASDIPLISAVGHETDTTLIDFVSDRRAPTPTAAAELAVPVRLDLLGWSENQGARLARAAGQAVQLRRQRLNDLSRALPRPETLLETPRQRLDQASDGLPRALTSVVQRRRVQLSEAAASLRPSTLRQLVAGRTDRLRNLSSRLSLRPIQQEIQRRQDRITQLGQRLDTVQRQRLDRQRQQLSAAGRQLEILSYKATLERGYAVVRSGQTVITTRAAAEKAGPLEIEFKDGRLDLGGAPAPAAKTGGGEASAAKPKASKPKAKPKSTPDDGEQGSLF from the coding sequence ATGTCCGACCTGCTCGACGATCCTACCCCCGGTCAGAACGCGCCGGAATTCACCGTTTCCGAGATCTCGGGCGAGGTGAAACGCACCCTCGAAAGCACCTTTGGCCGGATCCGGGTGCGCGGCGAGGTCGGGCGGGTGTTCAAGGCGCGTTCGGGGCATCTGTACTACGACATCAAGGACGACCGGAACGTGCTGGCCTGTACCACCTGGAAAGGTCAGGTCGCGGGTCTGTCGGTGGTGCCCGAAGAGGGACTGGAGGTGATCGTCACCGGCCGCCTCACGGCCTTCGGGGCGCAGTCCAAGTACAACATGAACGTCGAAGAGGTCGCGGTCGCCGGGCAGGGCGCGCTGATGGCGCTGCTGGAAAAACGCAAAAAACAGCTTGAGGCCGAGGGTTTGTTCGCGCCTGAGCGCAAGAAGCCACTGCCTTATCTGCCGGGAATCATCGGGGTCGTGACCTCGCCTTCGGGGGCGGTGATCCGCGATATCCTGCACCGGCTGCGGGACCGGTTCCCGCGCAAGGTTCTGGTCTGGCCAGTTGCCGTTCAGGGCAGCAATTGCGCCCCGGAGGTGACCCGCGCCATCGAAGGTTTCAACCGCATGACCCCGGGCGGCGCCCTGCCGCGCCCGGATCTGATCATCGTGGCGCGCGGTGGTGGCTCGATCGAGGATCTCTGGGGCTTCAACGAGGAAATCGTGGCCCGGGCAGCGGCGGCCTCGGATATTCCGCTGATCTCTGCCGTGGGGCACGAAACCGACACCACGCTGATTGATTTTGTATCGGACCGTAGGGCGCCGACGCCGACGGCGGCGGCCGAGCTGGCGGTGCCAGTACGGCTGGATCTTCTGGGCTGGAGCGAGAATCAGGGTGCCCGGCTGGCGCGTGCCGCGGGGCAGGCGGTGCAGCTGCGTCGCCAACGCCTGAATGACCTGTCGCGCGCCTTGCCCCGCCCGGAAACCTTGCTGGAAACGCCCCGGCAGCGGCTGGATCAGGCCAGCGATGGATTGCCGCGCGCGCTCACTTCGGTGGTGCAGCGCCGCCGTGTGCAGCTGAGCGAGGCGGCAGCAAGCCTGCGCCCCTCCACCCTGCGGCAGCTTGTGGCGGGGCGGACGGACCGTTTGCGCAACCTGTCATCGCGGCTGTCTTTGCGACCCATCCAGCAGGAAATCCAGCGGCGTCAGGATCGGATCACCCAGTTGGGACAGCGGCTGGACACTGTGCAGCGGCAACGGCTTGACCGGCAGCGGCAACAGCTTTCGGCGGCGGGGCGGCAGCTTGAGATCCTCAGCTACAAGGCAACGCTGGAGCGTGGCTATGCGGTGGTGCGGTCCGGTCAGACCGTCATCACCACCCGCGCCGCGGCCGAAAAAGCGGGGCCATTGGAAATCGAGTTCAAAGACGGACGGCTTGATCTGGGCGGTGCACCTGCGCCAGCCGCAAAGACAGGCGGCGGTGAGGCGTCGGCAGCAAAGCCAAAGGCCAGCAAGCCCAAGGCCAAACCCAAGAGCACCCCGGATGATGGGGAGCAGGGATCGCTGTTCTGA